A genomic stretch from Coffea arabica cultivar ET-39 chromosome 10c, Coffea Arabica ET-39 HiFi, whole genome shotgun sequence includes:
- the LOC140015736 gene encoding uncharacterized protein, with the protein MIAGDFNDICSNEKKLRGRIKEEWTFNDFRNFINENQPIDIGCEGQPWTWSNNWEGDGEIKQRLDRTLNSAQWNQNFENAKCTHVKTHASDHSALLVDNTPLERNRRKRFFFDKRWLQRDGISNVIKEAWNKSAEGSRMFQVKTKVRNYRIALLKWSNRINKNSRKRIKNIKEQLDQIKGASLENKRKEKAILKVQLREVYRDEEMFWSQKARLKWLQEGNKNTHFFHAQVNGRRKNNRMQKLPKEDGSWTETKAELGAEIGNYYRMCKEINSMLSNFWWGKKDNENKIHWVAWKQLTNEKKREGMGIQEIQSFKSPSTMGWDSRVDLELQHLVGIIN; encoded by the exons ATGATAGCTGGGGATTTCAATGATATATGCTCCAATGAGAAGAAATTACGAGGAAGAATCAAAGAAGAGTGGACCTTCAATGACTTTAGAAACTTCATCAATGAAAATCAACCGATAGACATTGGGTGTGAAGGACAACCTTGGACCTGGAGCAATAATTGGGAGGGGGATGGTGAAATCAAACAAAGATTAGATAGAACACTCAATAGTGCACAATGGAACCAGAATTTTGAAAATGCTAAATGTACTCACGTTAAGACACATGCTTCTGATCACAGTGCTCTACTAGTCGATAATACCCCATTggaaagaaatagaaggaagagaTTTTTCTTTGACAAGAGATGGCTTCAAAGGGATGGAATTTCAAATGTAATAAAGGAAGCTTGGAACAAGAGTGCTGAGGGTTCAAGAATGTTTCAGGTTAAGACAAAGGTGAGAAACTATAGAATAGCCCTCCTGAAATGGAGCAACAGAATCAATAAGAATTCCAGAAAAAGGATCAAGAACATCAAGGAGCAGTTGGACCAGATTAAAGGAGCATCactagagaacaaaagaaaggaaaaggcaaTACTTAAAGTGCAACTGAGGGAAGTTTACAGGGATGAGGAAATGTTTTGGAGCCAAAAAGCTAGACTCAAATGGCTACAAGAAGGAAACAAGAATACTCATTTCTTTCATGCACAGGTGAATGGTAGGAGGAAGAATAATAGAATGCAAAAACTACCAAAGGAAGACGGGAGCTGGACAGAAACTAAGGCAGAACTAGGAGCTGAAATTGGTAACTACTACAG GATGTGCAAAGAGATCAACTCCATGCTATCTAACTTCTGGTGGGGAAAAAAGGACAACGAAAACAAGATTCACTGGGTAGCCTGGAAGCAGCTGACcaatgagaagaaaagagaaggaaTGGGGATCCAGGAGATTCAAAGCTTTAAGAGCCCCAGTACAATGGGATGGGATTCAAGAGTTGACTTGGAACTTCAACACCTAGTGGGCATTATTAACTGA